Proteins encoded in a region of the Stieleria neptunia genome:
- a CDS encoding IS66 family transposase — translation MAASENNDDLQSVLRVNAELIETVERLQKANQQLREELELYRRKFFGRSSERHVEDDSQLRLFDLGEQQAENDDAEDDEATQPRRRHRKKRSLRSCRRRIG, via the coding sequence ATGGCTGCTTCGGAAAACAATGACGACTTGCAAAGCGTGTTGAGGGTCAACGCTGAGCTGATCGAAACGGTTGAACGACTGCAGAAAGCCAACCAACAACTCCGCGAAGAACTGGAACTCTATCGTCGCAAATTCTTCGGCAGGTCTTCTGAGCGGCACGTTGAAGATGACTCGCAATTGCGTCTGTTTGACTTAGGTGAGCAGCAAGCCGAGAACGACGATGCCGAAGACGATGAAGCAACCCAGCCCCGCCGGCGTCATCGCAAAAAAAGAAGTCTGAGAAGCTGCCGCCGACGCATCGGTTAG